One Nicotiana tomentosiformis chromosome 4, ASM39032v3, whole genome shotgun sequence genomic window carries:
- the LOC138910508 gene encoding uncharacterized protein, whose amino-acid sequence MGKEYEGSYSNVDSDSGFSVQRSNVAPTSSSQPGDSTSSRVNKFLQLDPPMFTGANPDEDPQDFIDDMHNTLRVMRATEIEGVELAAYRLKRVAYSWFELWEDSREEGSPPTKWSEFADAFIDHFFHTDTRAARAAEFENLKQGSKSVWEYHIEFARLSKYAIHVMPNMEARRSFLMSPSGIPPDRKIDYVMPGTQPISIPPYRMAPAELKELKEQLKDLLEKGFIRQSVSPWGAPVLIVRKKDGSLRMCIDYRQLNKIKNMYLLPRIDNLFDQLHGAREGIKDDPQKISSVNNWPKPTTPTEIHNLLGLVGYYRKFVEDSLNKLTQKAVKFQWSDACERSFQELKSKLTMVSVLTLPEGTNGFVVYCDASRIGLGCY is encoded by the exons ATGGGAAAGGAATATGAA gggagctattcaaatGTTGACTCAGATAGTGGTTTCTCAGTCCAAAGGTCGAATGTTGCACCCACCTCTTCTAGCCAACCAGGGGATTCCACTAGTTCTAGGGTAAATAAGTTTCTACAGTTGGATCCTCCGatgttcacgggtgctaatcccgatgaggacccacaggacttcattgatgatatgcataatactctccgggttatgcgcgctactgagatagagggagtggagttggcagCCTACCGCCTGAAacgggtggcatattcttggtttgagctgtgggaggactctcgggaggaggggagccctccaacgaagtggagtgagtttgctgatgcctttatagaccatttcttcCATACCGACACTAGGGCAGCccgtgccgcagagtttgagaatcttaagcaagggagtaagagtgtgtgggagtatcacattgAGTTTGCGCGCCTGTCGAAATATGCTATTCATGTGATGCCCAACATGGAGGCCAGA aggtctttcctgatgagcccCTCTGGGATTCCGCCAGACAGGAAGATTGAttatgtgatgccaggcacgcaacctatatctattccgccctacaggatggcaccagcagagttgaaggagctaaaagagcaattgaaagatttgttagagaagggttttatCCGAcagagtgtgtcaccatggggtgcaccggttctcattgtaaggaagaaagatggatcgctgaggatgtgtattgactaccggcagctcaacaaaataaaaaatatgtaccTGTTACCACGAATAGataatttgtttgatcagttacatggtgctag agaaggaattaaggatgatcctcaaaagatttcatcAGTAAATAATTGGCCTAAACCTACAACGCCAACCGAGATTCACAACCTTTTAGGCTTAGTAGGGTATTATAGGAAATTTGTGGAGGATTCGTTGaataaattgactcagaaagcggttaagttccaatggtctgatgcttgtgaaaggagcttccaggagttaaaATCAAAATTGACTATGGTGtcggtgttgaccctgccagagggtacaaatggatttgtggtatattgtgatgcttcaagaattgggcttggatgttattaa
- the LOC104105808 gene encoding phenylcoumaran benzylic ether reductase TP7-like, which produces MAEKSKILIIGATGYIGKYLVEASAKAGHPSFAFVRESTILSDPVEAKLVESFKNLGVTIVHGDLYDHESLVKAVKQVDVVISAVGHMQLADQVNIIAAIKEAGNIKRFLPSEFGMDVDKANTVEPVKSLVDAKAQIRRAIESEGIPYTYVSSDCFDGFFLANLVQLQATAPPRDKIIIPGDGNVKAVFNEEHDIGTYTIKAVDDPRTLNKTLYIKPPKNTLSFNELVAMWEKMIGQTLEKIYIPEEQILKDINTSPFPNNVALALNHLTFVKGDLTNFEIEPAFGVEASELYPHVKYTTAEEYLIQFV; this is translated from the exons ATGGCTGAGAAAAGCAAAATTCTAATCATTGGAGCAACTGGGTATATTGGAAAATATTTAGTTGAAGCAAGTGCAAAAGCTGGACACCCCAGTTTTGCTTTTGTTAGAGAGAGCACAATACTTTCTGACCCTGTTGAGGCTAAACTTGTTGAGAGTTTCAAGAATTTGGGTGTCACAATTGTTcat GGTGATTTATATGATCATGAGAGTTTGGTGAAGGCTGTAAAGCAAGTGGATGTGGTAATATCAGCAGTAGGTCATATGCAATTGGCTGATCAAGTTAATATCATAGCTGCTATCAAAGAAGCTGGCAATATTAAG AGATTCCTCCCTTCAGAGTTTGGTATGGATGTTGATAAGGCCAATACTGTGGAACCAGTAAAGTCTTTAGTTGATGCAAAAGCCCAAATTCGTAGAGCTATTGAATCTGAAGGAATTCCTTATACTTATGTCTCAAGCGACTGTTTTGATGGTTTTTTCCTAGCAAATTTGGTCCAACTACAAGCCACTGCCCCCCCTAGAGACAAAATCATcattcctggagatggaaatgttaAGG CTGTATTCAATGAGGAACATGATATTGGCACCTACACTATTAAAGCTGTTGATGACCCGAGAACATTAAACAAGACACTCTATATTAAGCCTCCCAAAAACACACTATCGTTCAATGAGCTAGTGGCTATGTGGGAGAAAATGATTGGTCAAACTCTAGAGAAAATCTACATTCCAGAGGAGCAAATTCTCAAAGACATCAATA CATCTCCTTTTCCAAACAATGTCGCTTTGGCGCTTAACCACTTAACATTTGTAAAAGGTGATCTAACTAATTTTGAGATTGAGCCAGCGTTTGGGGTTGAGGCCTCAGAACTTTATCCACATGTCAAGTACACCACTGCGGAGGAGTACCTTATTCAATTTGTCTAA
- the LOC104105809 gene encoding phenylcoumaran benzylic ether reductase TP7 — MAEKSKVLIIGGTGYIGKFVVEASAKSGHPTFALVRESTVSDPVKGKIVDNFKNLGVTILHGDLYDHESLVKAIKQVDVVISTMGMMQLADQVKVIAAIKEAGNIKRFLPSEFGMDVDKTNAVEPAKSAFVVKSQIRRAIEAEGIPYTYVSCNCFAGYFLPTMVQPGATAPPRDKVIIPGDGNVKAVFNEEHDIGTYTIKAVDDPRTLNKTLYIKPPKNTLSFNELVAVWEKMIGKTLEKIYIPEEQILKDIETSPMPLPVILAINHATFVKGDQTNFKIEPSFGVEASELYPDVKYTTVEEYLGHFV, encoded by the exons ATGGCTGAGAAAAGCAAAGTTCTGATCATTGGAGGAACTGGATATATTGGAAAATTTGTAGTAGAAGCAAGTGCAAAATCTGGACACCCCACCTTTGCATTGGTTAGAGAGAGCACAGTTTCTGACCCTGTTAAGGGTAAAATTGTTGACAATTTCAAGAATTTGGGTGTCACTATTCTTCAT GGTGATTTATATGATCATGAGAGTTTGGTGAAGGCTATAAAGCAAGTGGACGTGGTAATATCAACAATGGGGATGATGCAATTGGCTGATCAAGTTAAGGTCATTGCTGCTATCAAAGAAGCTGGCAATATTAAG AGATTCTTGCCTTCGGAGTTTGGTATGGATGTTGATAAGACCAACGCTGTGGAACCAGCAAAGTCTGCATTTGTTGTGAAATCTCAAATCCGCAGAGCTATTGAAGCTGAAGGAATTCCTTATACTTATGTCTCGTGTAACTGTTTTGCTGGTTACTTCTTACCAACTATGGTTCAGCCCGGAGCCACTGCTCCACCTAGAGACAAAGTCATCATTCCCGGGGATGGAAATGTTAAGG CTGTATTCAATGAAGAACATGATATTGGTACCTATACTATTAAAGCTGTTGATGATCCGAGAACATTGAACAAGACCCTCTACATTAAGCCTCCCAAAAACACGTTATCGTTCAATGAACTTGTGGCTGTGTGGGAGAAAATGATTGGAAAAACTTTGGAGAAGATCTACATTCCAGAAGAGCAAATTCTCAAAGACATTGAAA CATCTCCAATGCCATTGCCTGTTATACTAGCAATCAACCACGCAACGTTTGTGAAGGGTGATCAAACCAATTTTAAGATCGAGCCATCATTTGGGGTTGAGGCCTCAGAACTTTATCCAGATGTCAAGTACACTACTGTGGAGGAGTACCTTGGTCACTTTGTGTAA